One segment of Theobroma cacao cultivar B97-61/B2 chromosome 9, Criollo_cocoa_genome_V2, whole genome shotgun sequence DNA contains the following:
- the LOC18591033 gene encoding cation/H(+) antiporter 24 gives MEIYKGAKFQTFSHGTAALPLVCMRAHETHSFGIFYGQNPMKFSFNIVLVDLILVILITRTVRFLLRPLRQPRFISELIGGIIIGPSLLGQSKSFSHIVFPLYSNFVMRNVGVMGFMLFLFISGVKMDLGLLKRSGKKNFYIAMISIVVPLVIVTVVAIITRKSMDKELARASSIGIIASSLAITAFPIHYAVLQELNLLSSEVGNMALSIALVSDTIGMNCLVIFEAMKQGEVSGKDALWYMISLVVLLAFTVTAVRRAMMWIIETTPEGEPVDQFYVVAILLGVFVMGFLTDMFGIAIANGSFLLGLVIPNGPPLGATLVEKSETIIMEIIMPFSFAFIGLNTDFSAMTEAGWSTLGPLFAMVISGYLSKFLSTLMAAYMVAMPLRDCLALSLVLSLRGQVELILYVHWVDKNIIKLPAFTMMVFLTMMFTGTLTPLISIFYDPTKPYMVNKRRTIQHTPPDTELGILLCIQDKESVPSLVNLLEVSYPTVNNPLSVYAFHLVELIGRANPLFIDHEDQEQEDLSIKFPDSETMQHALKLYQERRDECVRLHLFTATTAKRTMYQDVCKLALISKAAIIILPFEKERISDIAITEHWGDGQHSLSINVLANAPCSVGVLVDKAHRWHLSLSRSFQGAVHNFIVLFLGGADAREALAYADRMVGNPNVSLTVIRFLSSNSEGDDEREKKLDDGVVTWFWVKNETNERVIYREVVVRNGEETVSAIQAMTEENYYHLWIMGRKQGINPRLLEGLSTWTENQEELGIIGDYVSSTDFGAADSVLVVQQQILRAQGATIATPSSSFLRRLLT, from the exons ATGGAAATTTACAAAGGCGCTAAGTTCCAAACCTTCAGCCATGGCACCGCGGCATTGCCTCTGGTGTGTATGAGAGCGCATGAAACTCATTCCTTCGGCATTTTCTATGGCCAAAACCCTATGAAATTCTCCTTCAACATAGTCCTTGTTGATCTGATCTTGGTCATTTTGATCACCCGGACTGTTCGCTTCCTTCTCAGGCCTCTCAGACAGCCTAGGTTCATTTCTGAGTTAATT GGCGGCATTATCATTGGACCCTCCCTTCTTGGCCAGAGCAAGAGCTTTAGCCATATTGTTTTCCCTCTCTATTCCAATTTTGTGATGAGAAACGTTGGAGTGATGGGGTTTATGCTATTCCTTTTCATAAGTGGAGTGAAGATGGACCTAGGCTTGTTGAAAAGATcgggaaaaaaaaacttttatatAGCCATGATTAGCATTGTTGTTCCTCTCGTAATTGTGACTGTCGTTGCAATCATTACTCGAAAATCAATGGACAAAGAACTTGCCAGGGCTTCTTCAATTGGAATAATTGCCTCATCTTTGGCGATAACAGCATTTCCCATTCACTATGCGGTACTTCAAGAATTAAACCTTCTTAGCTCCGAGGTTGGAAATATGGCCTTGTCCATAGCTTTAGTTAGTGATACAATTGGGATGAATTGTCTGGTCATTTTCGAGGCAATGAAACAAGGGGAAGTATCCGGTAAAGATGCTCTTTGGTATATGATTTCTTTGGTGGTTCTTCTAGCTTTCACTGTTACCGCCGTCCGACGAGCAATGATGTGGATCATCGAAACCACCCCTGAAGGAGAACCGGTGGATCAGTTTTATGTGGTTGCCATTTTGTTGGGGGTGTTCGTGATGGGCTTTTTGACAGACATGTTTGGTATAGCCATTGCTAACGGCTCATTCTTGCTGGGATTGGTGATTCCAAACGGGCCGCCGCTAGGGGCGACGCTGGTAGAGAAGAGCGAGACAATTATAATGGAAATCATCATGCCGTTTTCGTTTGCTTTCATCGGACTCAACACGGATTTTTCTGCAATGACTGAGGCTGGCTGGTCTACCTTGGGACCGCTCTTTGCCATGGTTATATCAGGTTACTTGTCCAAATTCTTGTCAACTCTGATGGCTGCCTACATGGTAGCCATGCCATTGAGAGATTGTCTTGCTCTCAGCCTTGTTTTGAGCCTGAGAGGTCAAGTGGAGCTTATTCTATACGTCCATTGGGTAGACAAAAAT ATAATAAAGTTACCTGCATTCACAATGATGGTATTTCTAACAATGATGTTTACCGGAACTCTGACACCTTTGATCAGCATTTTCTATGATCCCACAAAGCCTTACATGGTAAACAAGAGGAGGACCATTCAACATACCCCTCCGGATACAGAACTTGGGATACTACTCTGCATTCAGGACAAGGAAAGCGTGCCAAGCCTTGTTAACCTTCTTGAAGTCTCTTATCCTACTGTTAACAACCCTCTCTCAGTTTACGCTTTTCACCTAGTCGAGCTCATCGGCCGTGCTAACCCTTTATTCATAGACCACGAGGATCAGGAACAGGAAGACCTTTCCATCAAGTTCCCTGACTCGGAAACAATGCAGCATGCTCTAAAGCTCTATCAGGAAAGGAGGGATGAATGTGTAAGGCTCCATCTTTTCACGGCTACGACAGCAAAACGAACGATGTATCAGGATGTCTGCAAGCTTGCTTTGATAAGCAAGGCTGCTATCATCATTTTACCTTTTGAGAAGGAACGCATTAGCGACATTGCAATAACTGAGCATTGGGGTGATGGGCAGCACTCTTTAAGCATCAACGTCTTAGCCAATGCACCTTGCTCGGTTGGAGTTCTTGTAGATAAGGCCCACCGATGGCACCTTTCCTTATCTCGCTCCTTCCAAGGCGCTGTCCACAACTTTATTGTGCTGTTCCTAGGAGGAGCAGATGCTAGAGAGGCTCTTGCTTATGCAGATCGGATGGTTGGCAACCCGAACGTCTCCCTCACTGTCATAAGGTTTCTTTCTTCAAACTCTGAAGGAGATGACGAGAGGGAGAAGAAGCTTGATGATGGAGTGGTGACTTGGTTCTGGGTCAAGAACGAAACAAACGAGAGAGTCATTTACAGAGAGGTGGTAGTAAGAAATGGAGAAGAAACAGTTTCAGCAATCCAGGCGATGACGGAGGAGAACTATTATCATCTTTGGATCATGGGAAGGAAACAAGGGATCAATCCAAGGCTTCTGGAGGGATTGTCAACATGGACAGAGAATCAAGAAGAGCTTGGAATAATCGGGGATTATGTTTCATCTACTGATTTTGGTGCCGCGGATTCTGTGTTGGTGGTGCAACAGCAAATTTTGAGAGCGCAAGGTGCCACCATTGCAACTCCTTCATCAAGCTTTTTGCGGCGCTTGCTAACctga
- the LOC18591034 gene encoding SWR1 complex subunit 6, whose translation MDDENSNPFRRMSSRTRKVAPKMAAALASSDNRTQAALARLEALENDNAGIETIEPNDDDEASLDDDDQAYMQKRSKGTKRKTRQAKALENARKAPRTFLELLHEANLESLPAHVPSYLRAAVGPPSSTSRRHFCSVCGFTANYTCVTCGMRFCSGRCQNIHNDTRCMKFVA comes from the exons ATGGATGACGAAAATTCGAACCCGTTTCGGAGAATGTCGAGCCGTACTCGTAAAGTGGCTCCTAAAATGGCTGCAGCACTTGCCAGCTCTGATAATCGAACtcag GCAGCTTTGGCCCGGCTTGAAGCTTTGGAGAATGATAACGCAGGGATTGAAACAATTGAACCGAACGATGATGATGAAGCTTCTCTTGATGACGATGATCAAG CATACATGCAAAAGAGGTCCAAGGGCACAAAACGTAAAACCCGACAGGCAAAAGCACTTGAAAATGCTAGGAAGGCTCCGAGAACATTTCTTGAGCTCTTACACGAG GCAAACCTGGAATCCTTGCCTGCTCATGTTCCATCCTATTTGAGGGCGGCAGTTGGACCTCCAAGCTCTACCTCCCGCCGGCATTTCTGCAGTGTTTGCGGATTTACTGCAAACTATACATGCGTGACATGTGGAATGCGCTTTTGTTCTGGCCGTTGCCAAAATATACATAATGATACTCGATGTATGAAATTTGTTGCTTGA
- the LOC18591035 gene encoding laccase-13, with protein sequence MECHKLSAKPCSSYLFFVILLIFASLASFADAAVHYHDFVIEAKPVKRLCRTHSTITVNGQFPGPTLEVRDGDTLVIKAINRARYNITLHWHGIRQLRNPWADGPEYVTQCPIQPGRSYTYQFTIQNQEGTLWWHAHSRWLRATVYGALIIYPKLGSPYPFPMPKKEIPILLGEWWDRDPMDVLRLALFTGAAPNVSDAFTINGQPGDLYRCSSKETAIFPVEAGETILLRIINSAMNQELFFGVANHKLTVVAVDAAYTKPFTTNVIMIAPGQTTNVLLTADQPSARYYMAAHAYNTANAPFDNTTTTAILEYKSAPCSAKKGQPVKPIFPQLPGFNDTATATAFTAQIKSPSQVKVPIEIDESLFFTVGLGLINCSNPNSPRCQGPNGTRFAASINNVSFVLPRRNSLMQAYYQGQPGIFTADFPPVPPIQFDYTGNVSRGLWQPVKGTKLFKLKFGSTVQIVFQDTSIVTVEDHPMHLHGYQFYVVGSGFGNFDPSNDPAKFNLIDPPQRNTIGTPPGGWVAIRFVADNPGIWLLHCHIDTHLPWGLATAFLVENGVGKLQTVQPPPLDLPPC encoded by the exons ATGGAGTGTCACAAACTCAGTGCCAAGCCATGCAGCTCATACTTATTCTTTGTCATTCTATTAATCTTTGCTTCCCTAGCATCCTTTGCAGATGCAGCAGTTCACTACCATGATTTTGTT aTTGAAGCAAAGCCAGTGAAGAGGCTGTGCAGAACTCATAGCACGATTACAGTGAATGGCCAATTTCCAGGGCCAACATTGGAAGTTCGAGATGGTGATACTCTGGTGATCAAAGCTATAAATAGAGCTAGATACAATATCACCCTCCATTG GCATGGAATTCGACAGTTGCGAAATCCATGGGCGGATGGGCCTGAGTATGTGACTCAGTGTCCTATCCAACCAGGGAGGTCTTATACATACCAGTTCACCATCCAAAACCAGGAGGGGACTTTATGGTGGCATGCTCATAGCAGATGGCTTAGAGCCACAGTTTATGGAGctctcatcatatatcctaaGTTGGGTTCTCCATACCCCTTCCCGATGCCCAAGAAAGAAATTCCCATTCTTCTTG GAGAATGGTGGGACAGAGATCCAATGGATGTTCTAAGGCTGGCACTTTTCACAGGAGCTGCTCCAAATGTATCAGATGCATTTACAATTAATGGTCAACCGGGGGACTTATATAGATGCTCTAGCAAAG AAACTGCCATATTTCCGGTGGAGGCGGGGGAGACAATTCTTTTGAGGATCATCAACTCTGCAATGAATCAAGAACTCTTCTTTGGTGTGGCCAACCACAAACTAACTGTTGTCGCTGTGGATGCTGCTTACACCAAACCTTTCACAACAAATGTCATCATGATAGCTCCTGGTCAGACAACCAATGTCCTCCTCACTGCTGATCAGCCTTCAGCTCGTTACTACATGGCAGCACATGCCTACAACACCGCCAATGCACCTTTCGACAATACCACCACCACAGCAATCCTTGAATATAAATCCGCTCCTTGCAGCGCCAAAAAAGGACAACCTGTGAAACCAATCTTCCCCCAGCTACCGGGGTTCAACGACACAGCCACTGCAACTGCATTCACTGCGCAGATAAAGAGTCCTTCCCAGGTCAAAGTTCCCATTGAGATTGATGAGAGCCTGTTTTTCACAGTGGGGTTAGGACTAATCAACTGCTCGAATCCTAATAGCCCTCGATGTCAAGGCCCCAATGGAACTCGCTTTGCTGCCAGCATCAACAATGTCTCCTTTGTTTTACCAAGAAGGAACTCCTTAATGCAGGCCTACTACCAGGGTCAACCTGGTATCTTCACCGCAGACTTTCCGCCTGTTCCTCCCATTCAATTTGATTATACAGGCAACGTAAGCCGAGGACTCTGGCAACCAGTTAAGGGAACAAAGCTCTTTAAACTAAAGTTTGGTTCCACGGTACAAATTGTGTTTCAGGATACAAGTATTGTCACAGTTGAGGATCATCCTATGCATCTTCATGGGTACCAATTCTATGTTGTTGGAAGTGGCTTTGGTAATTTTGATCCCAGCAATGATCCGGCCAAATTCAACCTTATCGATCCCCCACAAAGAAACACCATTGGAACACCTCCTGGAGGATGGGTAGCCATCCGGTTTGTGGCTGACAATCCAG GAATCTGGTTGCTGCATTGTCATATAGATACCCATCTCCCTTGGGGGTTGGCCACAGCTTTCCTAGTCGAGAATGGAGTTGGGAAATTGCAGACAGTACAGCCTCCGCCACTCGATCTGCCCCCATGTTAA
- the LOC18591036 gene encoding phagocyte signaling-impaired protein: MASKFGLAGGIPERRVRPIWDAIDSRQFKNALKITTTLLSKHPHSPYALALKALILERMGKSDEALSVCLNAKELLYKNESLLMDDLTLSTLQIVFQRLDHLELATSCYEHACGKFPNNLELMMGLFNCYVREYSFVKQQQTAIKMYKLVGEERFLLWAVCSIQLQVLCGDGGEKLLLLAEGLLKKHVASHSLHEPEALIVYISILEQQSKFGDALEILTGKLGSLLMIEVDKLRIQGKLLARAGDYAAAANVYQKILELCADDWEAFLHYLGCLLEDDSSWSTENINAPFHPPKFVECKLTHFTDEVFDSCVSNASAFVQKLQAEESNNSLRNPYLAYLEIERRKCLFGKNNHDDLIEALLQYYSRFGHLACFTSDVEAFLQVLSPEKKMEFLDKLMENSNSLSAVPTKALGQSITLLKTQELIGNMFTLSVGELEGSALQMAELYCKNLPLSKDLDPQESMHGEELLSIVCNVLVQLFWRTRNLGYFVEAVMVLEFGLTIRRYVWQYKILLLHLYSHFCALSLAYERYKSLDVKNILMETVSHHILPQMLVSPLWADLSDLLKDYLKFMDDHFRESADLTFLAYRHRNYSKVIEFVQFKERLQHSNQYLVARVEAPILQLKQSADNIEEEESILGSLKCGIDFVELSNEIGSKSLTFNEDFQSRPWWTPTTEKNYLLGPFEGISYYPKENLEREANVRGTIERKSLLPRMIYLSIQSASVLHKDNSEINGSLADPKTSTELRTLLERYAKLLGFSLNDAIDVVVGVSRGLKPFQAFGSDVIDWLNFAVFLNAWNLNSHELEQHGGECMHGGWHLVNFLLENYILGKVRSMEPLIHSPQGDFPILVQIATEPLAWHGLVIQSCVRSCLPSGKKKKKSGYVDQSISSLSHAIRDAIQSLCGTLEEVGKWLQDQINSPEDKKMDTLVSSLQRKGQGEGPGQVLHLLETLMSSPNETVLGNRISEALRSWSPVDVARKIVTGQCTVLSEFCRICESKIKSLRALKQQLAQV; encoded by the exons ATGGCTTCCAAGTTCGGCTTAGCTGGTGGAATCCCGGAGCGGCGGGTTCGACCCATTTGGGACGCCATCGATTCTCGACAGTTCAAAAATGCTCTCAAAATCACTACCActctcctttccaaacatccCCATTCTCCTTACGCTCTC GCTCTCAAGGCTTTGATATTGGAAAGGATGGGAAAATCCGATGAAGCACTATCTGTTTGTTTAAATGCAAAAGAGCTTTTGTATAAGAATGAGTCCTTGTTAATGGATGATCTCACTCTTAGCACGCTGCAAATCGTTTTCCAACGACTCGATCACt TGGAGTTGGCTACTAGCTGTTACGAGCATGCATGTGGGAAATTCCCAAACAATTTGGAACTGATGATGGGGCTTTTCAACTGTTATGTTCgagagtattcttttgttaagCAGCAACAG ACAGCCATCAAAATGTACAAGCTTGTTGGTGAGGAAAGGTTTTTGCTCTGGGCAGTTTGTAGCATCCAGTTGCAG GTTCTTTGTGGAGATGGTGGAGAGAAGCTGTTACTCTTAGCGGAGGGTTTACTTAAGAAGCATGTTGCTTCCCATAGCTTGCATGAGCCTGAAG CTCTTATTGTCTACATTTCAATATTGGagcaacaatcaaaatttggTGATGCTTTGGAAATTCTCACAGGGAAGTTAGGATCCCTTTTGATGATTGAAGTTGATAAGCTACGGATACAG GGGAAGCTTCTTGCTCGGGCAGGTGACTATGCTGCCGCCGCCAATGTATACCAGAAAATCTTGGAATTATG TGCTGATGATTGGGAGGCTTTCCTACATTATCTAGGCTGTTTATTAGAGGATGATAGCAgttggtccacagaaaacATCAATGCTCCATTTCATCCCCCAAAATTTGTGGAATGCAAGCTTACACACTTTACAGATGAAGtg TTTGATTCTTGTGTATCAAATGCATCAGCATTTGTACAGAAGTTACAAGCAGAAGAAAGTAACAATTCTTTAAGAAATCCATACTTGGcatatcttgaaattgaaaggaGGAAATGCTTGTTTGGAAAGAACAATCATGATGATCTTATAGAAGCTCTTTTGCAATATTATTCAAG GTTTGGTCACCTGGCTTGCTTCACCTCTGATGTAGAAGCTTTTCTTCAAGTATTGTCACCAGAAAAAAAGATGGAGTTTCTGGATAAGTTAATGGAAAACTCGAACTCCCTTTCAGCAGTGCCAACTAAAGCGCTAGGGCAGTCAATAACTCTTTTGAAAACACAAGAACTGATTGGAAACATGTTCACGCTTTCTGTGGGTG AACTTGAAGGCTCTGCTCTACAAATGGCCGAGTTGTACTGTAAAAACCTTCCACTTTCCAAGGATTTGGATCCACAAGAGAGTATGCACGGTGAAGAGCTGCTATCAATTGTCTGCAATGTGTTGGTTCAG TTATTTTGGCGCACGAGAAATCTTGGCTATTTTGTTGAGGCAGTCATGGTTTTGGAGTTCGGGTTAACCATCCGAAG ATATGTGTGGCAGTACAAAATCTTATTGTTGCATTTGTATTCACACTTCTGTGCCCTTTCATTGGCGTATGAAAG GTATAAATCATTGGATGTGAAGAATATCTTGATGGAAACTGTTTCACATCACATTTTACCTCAGATGTTGGTATCTCCATTGTGGGCAGATTTAAGCGATCTGCTAAAAGATTACCTCAAGTTTATGGATGATCACTTCAGAGAATCTGCAGATCTTACATTTCTCGCATATCGCCATAGAAATTACtctaaa GTAATAGAATTTGTTCAGTTCAAAGAGCGGTTGCAACATTCCAATCAATATTTGGTGGCAAGGGTTGAAGCACCAATTCTACAGTTAAAGCAGAGTGCTGATAAcattgaagaagaagag AGTATTCTTGGGAGCTTGAAATGCGGGATTGACTTTGTAGAGCTCTCTAATGAGATTGGGTCAAAATCGCTGACCTTCAATGAAGATTTCCAGTCGCGACCTTGGTGGACACCAACTACAGAGAAAAACTATCTTTTAG GTCCATTTGAAGGAATCTCCTACTATCCTAAAGAAAACTTG GAAAGGGAAGCAAATGTACGGGGAACCATCGAGAGGAAGTCTCTTCTTCCTCGGATGATATATTTGTCTATTCAAAGTGCATCAGTCTTACACAAGGATAACAGTGAAATCAATGGTTCTTTAGCTGATCCTAAAACATCCACAGAACTGAGGACTTTACTTGAACGTTATGCAAAACTGTTGGGATTTTCCTTAAATGATGCAATAGATGTGGTTGTGGGGGTTTCCCGTGGGTTGAAGCCTTTTCAG GCTTTTGGTTCAGATGTGATTGACTGGTTGAACTTTGCCGTATTTTTGAATGCGTGGAACTTGAACTCTCATGAGCTTGAACAACATGGAGGTGAATGCATGCATGGTGGCTGGCATCTTGTAAATTTTCTGCTGGAAAACTACATTTTGGGGAAGGTCAGATCCATGGAGCCTCTGATTCACTCACCACAGGGTGATTTTCCTATATTGGTGCAGATAGCTACCGAGCCATTGGCTTGGCATGGCCTTGTAATTCAGTCTTGTGTTCGATCGTGTCTTCCATctggaaagaagaagaagaagagtgGATATGTGGATCAGTCTATCTCTTCATTATCTCATGCAATTCGGGATGCTATTCAGTCTTTATGTGGCACATTAGAAGAGGTTGGGAAATGGTTACAAGATCAGATCAACAGCCCGGAGGACAAAAAGATGGACACTTTAGTGTCCTCTCTTCAGAGAAAGGGACAGGGTGAAGGACCTGGACAGGTTCTCCATCTTTTGGAGACTTTGATGTCTTCCCCAAATGAGACAGTGCTTGGCAATCGGATCTCCGAAGCTTTAAGGTCCTGGAGTCCTGTTGATGTTGCAAGAAAAATAGTAACTGGACAGTGTACAGTACTCTCTGAATTTTGTCGTATTTGTGAATCAAAAATAAAGTCATTACGGGCTTTGAAGCAGCAGCTAGCTCAGGTCTGA
- the LOC18591037 gene encoding sorting nexin 2A yields the protein MMGSENQGFEEAHLFASREEMENLVLDEPLSNHSSNNNNHQNNNSYSSYRSATSSLSDTTHHPLSPPILATPADSDPLLSPPLYRNPNASDNNSYIEPPSYADVIFSPFDENSVNEINGLESTSQNPESSLTLSRSPSSSSDYIKITVSNPKKEQETTNSIVPGGNAYYTYLITTRTNIPEFGGSEFSVRRRFKDVVTLSDRLAESYRGFFIPPRPDKNVVESQVMQKQEFVEQRRVALEKYLRRLAEHPVIRLSDELKVFLKVEGRLPLATSTDVASRMLDGAVKLPKQLFGESTAVVAPHEVVQPAKGGMDLLRLFKELKQSVANDWGGSKPPVVEEDKVFMEKKEWIHDLEQQLSNASQQAEALVKAQQDMGETMGELGLAFIKLTKFENEEGRFNSQKVRAADMKCLATAAVKASRFYRELNAQTVKHLDTLHEYLGLMLAVHSAFSDRSSALLTVQTLLSELSTLHSKAEKLEAASSKIFGGDKSRIRKIEELRESIRVTENAKNAAISEYERIKENNKFELERFDKERRTDLFNMLKGFVVNQVGYAEKISNVWAKVAEETSGYANDSS from the exons ATGATGGGCTCTGAGAACCAGGGCTTCGAAGAAGCTCACCTTTTCGCTTCCCGTGAAGAAATGGAGAATCTGGTTCTTGACGAGCCACTCAGCAACCACagcagcaacaacaacaaccaCCAGAACAATAATTCCTACTCGAGTTATCGGAGCGCCACGTCGTCGCTCTCCGACACGACGCACCACCCGCTGTCCCCGCCGATCCTCGCGACTCCGGCCGACTCAGATCCCTTGCTCTCCCCTCCGCTCTATCGTAACCCGAACGCATCTGATAACAACTCCTACATCGAGCCTCCTTCGTACGCTGACGTCATCTTTAGTCCTTTCGATGAGAACTCAGTCAACGAAATCAACGGTCTCGAATCGACTTCTCAGAATCCAGAATCTTCGTTGACGCTCTCCAGATCGCCATCGTCCAGCTCAGATTACATCAAGATTACGGTTTCCAACCCCAAGAAAGAGCAAGAAACCACTAATTCAATTGTGCCGGGAGGTAATGCTTATTACACTTACTTAATTACGACGAGAACGAATATTCCTGAATTTGGAGGATCCGAATTTAGTGTCAGGAGAAGGTTTAAAGATGTAGTCACGTTATCGGATCGGTTAGCGGAATCTTACCGTGGATTTTTTATTCCGCCGAGGCCGGATAAAAATGTGGTGGAATCTCAGGTGATGCAGAAGCAAGAATTCGTGGAGCAAAGAAGGGTTGCATTGGAGAAATATTTGAGGAGGCTGGCGGAGCATCCTGTGATAAGACTAAGTGATGAATTGAAGGTGTTTTTGAAGGTGGAAGGGAGGCTTCCGTTGGCGACGAGCACTGATGTGGCTTCACGGATGCTTGATGGTGCCGTGAAGTTACCGAAGCAGTTGTTTGGGGAAAGTACTGCGGTGGTGGCGCCACATGAGGTGGTGCAGCCTGCCAAAGGTGGTATGGATTTGTTGCGGTTGTTTAAGGAATTGAAACAGTCTGTTGCAAATGATTGGGGTGGTTCAAAACCGCCCGTGGTAGAGGAGGATAAGGTGTTTATGGAGAAGAAAGAGTGGATTCATGATCTTGAGCAGCAACTCAGCAATGCTTCTCAGCAG GCTGAGGCACTTGTTAAAGCACAGCAAGATATGGGAGAGACAATGGGAGAATTAGGATTGGCATTTATTAAGCTGACTAAGTTTGAGAATGAGGAGGGTAGGTTCAATTCGCAAAAAGTAAGGGCTGCTGACATGAAGTGTTTGGCAACTGCTGCAGTCAAAGCTAGCAGATTTTATCGAGAATTGAATGCACAGACCGTCAAGCATTTG GATACACTTCATGAATATCTTGGGCTTATGTTAGCTGTGCACAGTGCATTTTCGGATCGATCAAGTGCTTTATTGACAGTGCAAACTCTCCTATCAGAACTATCTACGTTGCATTCAAAGGCTGAAAAACTCGAAGCTGCGTCATCAAAAATATTTGGTGGTGACAAATCAAGGATTCGCAAGATAGAGGAGTTGAGAGAAAGTATACGGGTTACTGAAAATGCTAAAAATGCTGCCATAAGTGAATATGAGCGGATCAAG GAAAACAACAAGTTTGAGCTTGAGAGGTTTGACAAAGAAAGACGCACTGACCTCTTCAACATGTTGAAGGGCTTTGTTGTTAATCAG GTGGGATATGCTGAGAAAATTTCAAATGTGTGGGCAAAGGTTGCAGAGGAGACCAGTGGATATGCAAATGATAGCTCTTAA
- the LOC18591038 gene encoding PRA1 family protein B3, giving the protein MSSTPMLPVSTSEPNVESKQSATTPNLRSILARLSGSARLALSRCRPWTELVDRTAFTKPASFSDATSRVRKNFSYFRANYLTILAGVLSFSLISHPFSLVILLSLLSAWLFLYALRLSDQPVVIWGRPYSDIETLAILVASTVIVIFLTSVGSLLISGILMGLGIVCAHGAFRMPEDLFLDEQEPLGSGLFSFVSGAASSAAAAAATPAIISRV; this is encoded by the coding sequence ATGTCTTCCACTCCAATGCTCCCAGTGTCAACTTCAGAGCCCAATGTTGAATCTAAACAGTCTGCCACGACCCCGAATCTCCGCTCCATCCTCGCGCGCCTCTCGGGCTCTGCCCGTCTGGCTCTCTCTCGCTGCCGTCCCTGGACGGAGCTCGTCGACCGTACCGCATTCACTAAACCAGCCTCCTTCTCCGATGCCACCTCGCGGGTACGCAAGAATTTCTCCTACTTCCGAGCTAACTACCTCACCATACTCGCGGGTGTGCTTTCATTCTCACTCATCTCCCACCCTTTCTCGCTCGTAATCCTGCTGTCACTGCTCTCGGCGTGGCTTTTCCTCTACGCACTGCGGCTGTCGGATCAGCCGGTGGTTATATGGGGCCGTCCGTACTCGGACATAGAAACGCTGGCAATATTGGTGGCGTCAACCGTAATAGTGATATTCTTGACGAGCGTGGGGTCTTTGTTGATATCGGGAATCCTGATGGGACTGGGGATTGTGTGTGCGCACGGTGCCTTTAGGATGCCGGAGGATCTGTTTCTCGATGAACAAGAGCCGCTGGGTTCTGGGTTGTTCTCATTTGTAAGTGGCGCTGCTTCATCTGCCGCCGCCGCTGCCGCTACTCCTGCTATCATCTCGCGTGTTTGA